Proteins encoded within one genomic window of Macaca fascicularis isolate 582-1 chromosome 16, T2T-MFA8v1.1:
- the ZNF830 gene encoding zinc finger protein 830, protein MASSASARTPAGKRVVNQEELRRLMKEKQRLSTNRKRIESPFAKYNRLGQLSCALCNTPVKSELLWQTHVLGKQHREKVAELKGAKEASQGSSASSAPQTVKRKAPDADGQDAKRAKATLVPQVQPSTSALPTNFDKIGKEFIRTTSSKPSGLSLLPDYEDEEEEEEEEEGDGERKGGDASKPLSDAQGKEHSVSSSREVTSSVLPDDFFSTNPPKAPIIPHSGSIEKAEIHEKVVERRENTAEALPEGFFDDPEVDARVRKVDAPKDQMDKEWDEFQKAMRQVNTISEAIVAEEDEEGRLDRQIGEIDEQIECYRRVEKLRNRQDEIKNKLKEILTIKELQKKEEENADSDDEGELQDLLSQDWRVKGALL, encoded by the coding sequence ATGGCGTCCTCCGCCTCCGCTAGGACTCCGGCCGGGAAGCGAGTGGTAAATCAGGAAGAATTGCGGCGGTTAATGAAGGAGAAGCAGCGTCTGAGCACCAATCGGAAACGGATAGAATCTCCATTCGCGAAGTACAACCGTTTGGGGCAGCTGAGTTGTGCCCTGTGTAACACCCCGGTTAAGAGCGAGCTCCTGTGGCAGACTCACGTCCTGGGAAAGCAGCACCGAGAGAAAGTGGCCGAGCTGAAAGGCGCGAAGGAAGCCAGCCAGGGTTCGTCCGCCAGCTCAGCGCCTCAGACCGTCAAGAGGAAAGCGCCGGACGCAGACGGCCAAGACGCCAAGAGAGCGAAGGCCACCTTGGTGCCTCAGGTACAGCCCTCCACATCTGCGTTGCCCACCAACTTTGACAAAATAGGAAAGGAGTTCATTAGAACGACTTCCAGTAAGCCTTCAGGACTCAGTTTACTCCCCGATTatgaagatgaggaggaggaggaagaggaggaggaaggagatggagaaagaaaagggggGGACGCCAGCAAGCCGCTGTCCGACGCACAGGGCAAGGAGCACTCAGTTTCTTCTTCGCGGGAGGTAACAAGTAGTGTGCTGCCAGACGATTTCTTTAGTACTAATCCTCCCAAGGCCCCCATAATTCCTCATTCAGGGTCAATTGAGAAagcagaaatacatgaaaaagtggtggaaaggagagaaaacaccGCGGAAGCGTTACCGGAAGGTTTTTTTGACGACCCTGAGGTAGATGCAAGGGTGCGAAAGGTTGATGCCCCAAAAGATCAGATGGACAAAGAGTGGGACGAATTCCAAAAAGCCATGAGGCAGGTCAACACTATTTCCGAAGCCATAGTTGCCGAAGAGGATGAGGAGGGACGGTTGGACCGCCAGATTGGGGAGATCGATGAGCAGATAGAGTGTTATCGACGGGTGGAAAAGCTACGGAATCGCcaggatgaaataaaaaataaacttaaagaaaTCCTGACCATAAAAGAACtgcagaaaaaggaagaagagaatgcTGACAGCGATGATGAGGGGGAACTACAGGATTTGTTGTCTCAGGATTGGAGAGTGAAAGGGGCATTGTTATAA